One stretch of Sphingomonas rosea DNA includes these proteins:
- a CDS encoding anti-sigma factor, whose product MTGEEHIDRDALAAELAMGLLVGDERREAERLLRTDPAFAAEVRGWGERLAPLLDEVEEVPAPAGLIDTIGLEGRAANDNAGGGRLRFWQGWSAASTAVAAALALFIAVRPTEQVIVQPPVVAAAAPMVAAMSADGSPLRLVATWDPAHRSLVVAAATAVGDPGPHSHELWVIPADGKPRSLGVMPGTGKMHGELTPEQARLLEEGASLALSVEPLGGSTTGLPTGPVVAAGKLETT is encoded by the coding sequence ATGACCGGCGAGGAACACATCGATCGCGACGCGCTGGCCGCCGAGCTGGCGATGGGTCTGCTCGTCGGCGACGAGCGGCGCGAGGCCGAACGGCTGCTGCGCACCGATCCCGCCTTCGCCGCCGAGGTGCGCGGGTGGGGAGAACGCCTGGCGCCGCTGCTCGACGAGGTCGAGGAGGTGCCGGCGCCCGCCGGGCTGATCGACACTATCGGGCTCGAAGGCCGCGCGGCGAACGACAATGCGGGCGGCGGACGGCTGCGCTTCTGGCAGGGCTGGTCGGCGGCCTCGACCGCAGTCGCGGCAGCGCTGGCCCTGTTCATCGCGGTGCGGCCGACCGAGCAGGTCATCGTGCAGCCCCCGGTGGTGGCCGCGGCGGCGCCGATGGTCGCGGCGATGAGCGCCGACGGAAGCCCGCTCCGGCTGGTCGCGACCTGGGACCCGGCACACCGCAGCTTGGTCGTCGCAGCGGCGACCGCGGTCGGCGATCCCGGCCCGCACAGCCACGAACTGTGGGTCATTCCGGCCGACGGCAAGCCCCGTTCACTCGGAGTCATGCCGGGGACGGGCAAGATGCATGGCGAGCTGACGCCCGAGCAGGCGCGGTTGCTCGAGGAGGGCGCGAGCCTCGCGCTGTCGGTCGAACCGCTCGGCGGCTCGACCACGGGCCTTCCGACGGGGCCGGTGGTGGCAGCGGGCAAGCTCGAGACGACCTGA
- the msrB gene encoding peptide-methionine (R)-S-oxide reductase MsrB produces MTIDRRTVLAGAGLGAVGVAFLAGGLGGTATAAFPVQKTPAQWKAQLGPQRYAILREASTERPYSSALNKEHRKGVFACAGCALPLYSSTTKFDSGTGWPSFYRALPNAIVTKSDFTLGMKRTEVLCKRCGGHLGHVFDDGPPPTGLRYCMNGLAMTFKPGAA; encoded by the coding sequence ATGACGATCGATCGGCGAACGGTACTGGCAGGTGCGGGCCTCGGCGCGGTGGGCGTGGCGTTCCTCGCGGGCGGCCTCGGCGGAACCGCGACGGCGGCCTTTCCCGTCCAGAAGACCCCGGCGCAGTGGAAGGCCCAGCTCGGGCCCCAGCGTTATGCGATCCTGCGCGAGGCCTCGACCGAACGGCCTTATTCGAGCGCGCTCAACAAGGAGCACCGCAAGGGCGTGTTCGCCTGCGCGGGCTGCGCGCTGCCGCTCTATTCCTCGACCACCAAGTTCGACAGCGGCACCGGCTGGCCGAGCTTCTATCGGGCGCTTCCCAATGCAATCGTGACCAAGTCCGATTTCACGCTGGGGATGAAGCGCACCGAAGTGCTGTGCAAGCGCTGCGGCGGGCACCTCGGCCACGTGTTCGACGACGGACCGCCGCCGACGGGCCTGCGCTATTGCATGAACGGGCTGGCGATGACCTTCAAGCCGGGAGCCGCGTGA
- the msrA gene encoding peptide-methionine (S)-S-oxide reductase MsrA: MKKLAIFAAALVATASPAAAREETAVLAGGCFWGLEGVFEHVKGVTDVTSGYAGGSAADATYAKVSTERTGHAEAVKIRFDPDKVSYGQLLQVYFTVAHDPTELNRQGPDEGPSYRSAIFPQTPQQLAQARAFMASLSKSGAYRRPIVTKLERGGFYPAEAYHQDFMRKNPTYPYIVVNDAPKVAALKRRYPALYKS; the protein is encoded by the coding sequence ATGAAGAAGCTTGCGATATTCGCCGCGGCGCTGGTCGCGACGGCCTCCCCCGCCGCGGCCCGCGAGGAAACCGCGGTGCTCGCCGGGGGCTGCTTCTGGGGCCTTGAGGGCGTGTTCGAGCATGTGAAGGGCGTGACCGACGTCACCAGCGGCTATGCCGGCGGCTCGGCGGCGGACGCGACCTATGCCAAGGTCAGCACCGAGCGGACCGGGCATGCCGAGGCGGTCAAGATCCGCTTCGATCCCGACAAGGTCAGCTACGGTCAGCTGCTGCAGGTCTATTTCACCGTCGCGCACGATCCGACCGAACTGAACCGGCAGGGGCCCGACGAGGGGCCCAGCTATCGTTCGGCAATCTTCCCGCAGACGCCGCAGCAACTGGCGCAGGCGCGGGCGTTCATGGCCTCGCTGTCCAAGTCGGGCGCCTATCGTCGGCCGATCGTGACCAAGCTCGAGCGCGGCGGCTTCTATCCGGCCGAAGCCTATCATCAGGACTTCATGCGCAAGAACCCGACCTATCCCTACATCGTCGTCAACGACGCGCCCAAGGTGGCGGCGCTCAAGCGGCGCTATCCGGCGCTCTACAAGAGCTGA
- the nusG gene encoding transcription termination/antitermination protein NusG, which translates to MSRWYIIHAYSGFENKVRESIVSEAKRLGLEQLVESVEVPTEKVTEIRRGKKVTSDRKFFPGYVLAKLGMNDDVYHLVKNTPKVTGFLGPNGKPQAISEAEAARILNTKEEAAAAAPKAKISVDYEIGDSVKVLDGPFASFNGVVEELDFDRGRVKVGVSIFGRATPVELEFEQVELVK; encoded by the coding sequence ATGTCCCGCTGGTACATCATCCACGCCTATTCGGGCTTCGAGAACAAGGTTCGCGAGTCGATCGTGAGCGAGGCCAAGCGTCTCGGCCTCGAACAGCTCGTCGAGTCGGTCGAAGTGCCGACCGAAAAGGTCACCGAGATTCGCCGCGGCAAGAAGGTCACGAGCGACCGCAAGTTCTTCCCGGGCTACGTGCTCGCCAAGCTCGGCATGAACGACGACGTCTACCACCTCGTCAAGAACACGCCCAAGGTCACCGGCTTCCTTGGGCCCAACGGCAAGCCGCAGGCGATCAGCGAGGCCGAGGCCGCGCGCATCCTGAACACCAAGGAAGAAGCCGCCGCCGCCGCGCCCAAGGCCAAGATCAGCGTCGACTATGAGATCGGCGACAGCGTCAAGGTCCTCGACGGCCCGTTTGCGAGCTTCAACGGTGTGGTCGAGGAACTCGATTTCGACCGTGGCCGGGTCAAGGTCGGCGTCTCGATCTTCGGTCGTGCGACCCCGGTCGAGCTCGAGTTCGAGCAGGTCGAGCTGGTCAAGTAA
- the secE gene encoding preprotein translocase subunit SecE — translation MAKTSPGEFIRQVRVEAGKVVWPTGKETWVTAVMVFILTSILAIFFFAVDSAFAAIVQFLLGLLK, via the coding sequence GTGGCCAAGACTTCTCCCGGCGAATTCATCCGCCAGGTCCGCGTGGAGGCCGGCAAGGTCGTCTGGCCGACCGGCAAGGAAACCTGGGTCACCGCCGTCATGGTGTTCATCCTGACGTCGATCCTCGCGATCTTCTTCTTCGCGGTCGACAGCGCCTTCGCGGCCATCGTCCAGTTCCTTCTCGGCCTCCTGAAGTAA
- a CDS encoding fatty acyl-AMP ligase has translation MIRVIDVSEKINTLSPPGATPTLDDQPRRTADFGTLGEALDYAAEGVRGLNFHDPRGTLTRAYPYSELREDALAHARRYVAMGLVKGDRVAIVAETGAEFAAAFFGAVYAALWPVPLPLPTSFGGREAYIEQLTVMLTSSDPQLFLYPAELADFCGEAGKRRSIESMSWESFAALPFDSAAVLPEASPDDIGYLQYSSGSTRFPHGVAVTHRSLLHNLRGHALGLQMEPKDRVISWLPWYHDMGLVGCLLSPVANQISADYMKTEDFARRPLAWLDLVSRNPGNSISYSPTFGYDICARRISSQTRTGERFDLSRWRIAGNGADMIRPDVMQAFVDSFSDAGFKANAFCPSYGLAEATLAVSLMPPGEGIRLELVEESQLSGAAAEDGEDRPKRYRAIVNCGRPLEGMEIEVRDGAGNILPDREIGKVWTRGQSVMVGYYRDPESTDACMVGGWLDTGDMGYLSGGYIFIVGRAKDMIIINGRNHWPQDIEWAVEQLPGFKSGDIAAFAITGPSGEEQPAVLVHCRVSDLQERSRLKDDIKERVRAIIGMSPVVELIPPRSLPRTSSGKLSRTKARNLYLSGEIVPLDIAA, from the coding sequence ATGATCCGCGTGATCGACGTCAGCGAGAAGATCAACACGCTCAGCCCCCCGGGCGCCACCCCGACGCTGGACGACCAGCCCCGCCGAACCGCCGATTTCGGCACGCTCGGCGAAGCGCTCGACTATGCCGCCGAGGGCGTTCGCGGGCTCAACTTCCACGATCCGCGCGGCACGCTGACCCGCGCCTATCCTTATTCGGAGCTGCGCGAGGACGCGCTCGCCCACGCCCGTCGCTATGTCGCCATGGGCCTCGTCAAGGGTGATCGCGTCGCGATCGTCGCCGAGACCGGCGCCGAATTCGCCGCCGCCTTCTTCGGCGCGGTCTATGCCGCGCTGTGGCCGGTCCCGCTTCCGCTCCCGACCAGCTTCGGCGGGCGCGAGGCCTATATCGAGCAGCTGACCGTCATGCTGACGAGCTCGGACCCGCAGCTCTTCCTCTATCCTGCCGAACTCGCCGACTTCTGCGGCGAGGCCGGCAAGCGCCGCTCGATCGAGTCGATGAGCTGGGAGAGCTTCGCCGCCCTTCCCTTCGACTCCGCCGCCGTGCTGCCCGAGGCCAGCCCCGACGATATCGGCTACCTCCAATATTCGAGCGGCTCGACCCGTTTCCCCCACGGCGTCGCGGTGACCCACCGCTCGCTCCTCCACAATCTTCGCGGGCACGCGCTCGGCCTCCAGATGGAGCCGAAGGACCGCGTCATCAGCTGGCTTCCCTGGTACCATGACATGGGCCTCGTCGGCTGCCTCTTGTCGCCGGTCGCGAACCAGATCAGCGCCGACTACATGAAGACCGAGGACTTCGCCCGGCGTCCGCTCGCCTGGCTCGACCTCGTGTCGCGCAACCCCGGCAACTCGATCAGCTACTCGCCGACCTTCGGCTACGACATCTGCGCGCGCCGCATCTCGTCGCAGACCAGGACCGGCGAGCGGTTCGACCTGTCGCGCTGGCGGATCGCTGGCAATGGCGCGGACATGATCCGTCCCGACGTCATGCAGGCTTTCGTGGACTCGTTCAGCGACGCCGGCTTCAAGGCCAACGCCTTCTGCCCTTCCTACGGCCTTGCCGAAGCGACCCTCGCGGTCAGCCTGATGCCGCCGGGCGAGGGCATCCGCCTTGAGCTCGTCGAGGAAAGCCAGCTCTCCGGCGCCGCCGCCGAGGATGGCGAGGACCGGCCCAAGCGCTACCGCGCGATCGTCAATTGCGGTCGCCCGCTCGAAGGCATGGAAATCGAGGTCCGCGACGGCGCGGGCAACATCCTGCCCGACCGCGAGATCGGCAAGGTCTGGACCCGCGGCCAGAGCGTCATGGTCGGCTATTACCGCGATCCTGAATCGACCGACGCCTGCATGGTCGGCGGCTGGCTCGACACCGGCGACATGGGCTATCTCTCGGGCGGCTACATCTTCATCGTCGGCCGCGCCAAGGACATGATCATCATCAACGGCCGCAACCACTGGCCGCAGGACATCGAGTGGGCGGTCGAACAGCTCCCCGGCTTCAAGTCGGGCGACATCGCCGCCTTCGCGATCACCGGTCCCAGTGGCGAGGAGCAGCCGGCCGTGCTCGTCCACTGCCGCGTGTCCGACCTCCAGGAGCGCAGCCGCCTCAAGGACGACATCAAGGAGCGCGTCCGCGCGATCATCGGCATGAGCCCGGTGGTCGAGCTGATCCCCCCGCGCAGCCTCCCGCGCACCAGCTCGGGCAAGCTCAGCCGCACCAAGGCGCGCAACCTCTACCTTTCGGGCGAGATCGTCCCGCTCGACATCGCCGCCTGA
- a CDS encoding regulatory protein RecX yields MPRPLDAASLQELALAYVARFATSRAKLVTYCRRKLRERGWAGEGEPDIEALADKIAGLGFLDDRAYAGMKAASLLRRGYGKGRVRTALAASGIGEEDGAEALESADSGGVAAALRFAERKRIGPYAVKEQDPAAREKAIAAMIRAGHSFTLARRIVSASPDDLEDLVTKLDECH; encoded by the coding sequence GTGCCGAGGCCGCTCGATGCGGCGTCGCTGCAGGAGCTGGCGCTGGCCTATGTGGCGCGCTTCGCGACCAGCCGGGCCAAGCTCGTCACCTATTGTCGGCGCAAGCTGCGCGAGCGCGGCTGGGCGGGCGAGGGCGAGCCCGACATCGAGGCGCTGGCCGACAAGATTGCGGGCCTCGGGTTCCTCGACGACAGGGCCTATGCGGGAATGAAGGCGGCAAGCCTGCTCCGCCGCGGCTACGGCAAGGGCCGGGTGCGCACCGCGCTCGCCGCGAGCGGGATCGGGGAAGAGGATGGCGCCGAGGCGCTGGAGAGCGCGGACAGCGGCGGGGTCGCGGCGGCGCTGCGTTTTGCCGAGCGGAAGCGGATCGGTCCCTACGCGGTCAAGGAGCAGGATCCGGCCGCCCGCGAGAAGGCGATCGCGGCCATGATCCGAGCGGGGCATTCCTTCACGCTGGCCCGTCGGATCGTGTCCGCCAGCCCCGACGACCTCGAGGATCTGGTCACAAAACTTGATGAATGTCATTAA
- a CDS encoding cold shock domain-containing protein translates to MRGTVKREYASSSAVDDQTGPTPAAADGGPDSGVRVEGRVKWFDATRGFGFLVSDQIDGDILIHFSLLREHGRRSLPEGAVVTCDAVRQDRGMQAARVLSIDLSEAAVARAPATSAEDRSDRSELLDGAGPFEPVEVKWFNRVKGYGFVNRVEAPDQDIFLHMETVRRAGLGDLQPGDRMQARIAQGRKGLTAVDLQDD, encoded by the coding sequence ATGCGTGGCACTGTGAAACGGGAGTATGCGTCCAGCTCGGCGGTCGACGACCAGACGGGCCCCACGCCGGCAGCGGCGGACGGCGGGCCCGACTCGGGTGTGCGCGTCGAAGGCCGGGTAAAGTGGTTCGACGCCACCCGCGGCTTCGGTTTCCTCGTCAGCGACCAGATCGACGGCGACATCCTGATCCATTTTTCCCTCCTTCGCGAGCATGGCCGGCGGTCATTGCCCGAAGGAGCGGTTGTGACTTGCGACGCAGTGCGGCAGGATCGGGGCATGCAGGCGGCCCGGGTGCTGTCGATCGATCTCAGCGAGGCAGCGGTCGCAAGGGCGCCCGCCACCAGCGCCGAGGACCGGTCGGACCGCTCCGAGCTGCTGGACGGCGCTGGGCCGTTCGAGCCGGTGGAGGTCAAGTGGTTCAATCGCGTCAAAGGCTATGGCTTCGTCAATCGCGTCGAGGCGCCGGATCAGGACATCTTCCTGCACATGGAGACGGTGCGCCGGGCGGGGCTCGGGGATTTGCAGCCGGGGGACCGGATGCAGGCCCGGATCGCGCAAGGTCGCAAGGGGCTCACCGCGGTCGATCTGCAGGACGACTGA
- a CDS encoding DUF192 domain-containing protein, translating into MLPLALTAAACQPSNDGSPTLERSAAGLQQVPLTIRTAAGKEHKFTVEVAKSPAEQEMGLMNRQTLAPDHGMIFPHDPPRPASFWMKNTLIPLDMIFVRPDGTISSIAENTVPLSLEPVTSLETVGAVLEIPGGRSSELGIKAGDKVEWVH; encoded by the coding sequence GTGCTTCCGCTGGCGCTGACCGCCGCGGCCTGCCAGCCGAGCAACGATGGAAGTCCAACGCTGGAGCGTTCGGCCGCGGGCCTGCAGCAGGTGCCGCTCACCATCCGCACGGCGGCCGGCAAGGAGCACAAGTTCACCGTCGAGGTGGCCAAGAGCCCGGCCGAGCAGGAGATGGGCTTGATGAACCGCCAGACGCTGGCGCCCGACCATGGCATGATCTTCCCGCACGATCCGCCGCGGCCGGCGAGCTTCTGGATGAAGAACACGCTGATCCCGCTCGACATGATCTTCGTCCGTCCCGACGGGACGATCAGCAGCATCGCCGAAAATACGGTGCCGCTGAGCCTCGAGCCGGTCACCAGCCTCGAGACGGTGGGGGCGGTGCTCGAAATTCCGGGCGGGCGCAGCAGCGAGCTCGGGATCAAGGCCGGCGACAAGGTCGAGTGGGTCCACTGA
- a CDS encoding NADH:ubiquinone oxidoreductase subunit NDUFA12: MGLLANIFTWWNGAGFTTRRFTKRHGREVGRDAAGNLYYQHKDDPKRRWVIYNGANDASRAPPQWQSWLRGQIDDVPDKAMPPARAFEKPGLPNLSGTGETYRPAGSLARGGKRAAATGDYQAWTPD, encoded by the coding sequence ATGGGATTGCTGGCGAACATCTTCACCTGGTGGAACGGCGCAGGGTTCACGACCCGGCGCTTTACCAAGCGGCACGGCCGCGAGGTCGGGCGCGACGCGGCCGGCAACCTTTATTATCAGCACAAGGACGATCCGAAGCGTCGCTGGGTGATCTACAACGGCGCCAACGACGCGAGCCGGGCGCCGCCGCAGTGGCAGAGCTGGCTGCGCGGGCAGATCGACGACGTGCCGGACAAGGCGATGCCGCCGGCGCGCGCGTTCGAGAAGCCGGGCCTTCCCAACCTCTCGGGCACGGGCGAGACCTATCGTCCGGCGGGTTCGCTCGCGCGCGGCGGCAAGCGTGCCGCGGCGACCGGCGATTATCAGGCCTGGACCCCGGACTGA
- the aat gene encoding leucyl/phenylalanyl-tRNA--protein transferase — protein sequence MSALLDLDLLLRGYASGVFPMADSRDCDELFWVEPRHRAIIPLDGFHLSRSLARRLRSGRYAITADRDFRGVLLGCADRPETWINRPIEEAMIALHERGTAHSVEVWEGEALVGGVYGVALGRAFFGESMFSRRRDASKVALAALVARLRLGHFALLDCQFMTDHLASLGAVEIPRIRYVGLLGEALRSSAAPPRPDWGALDDALSSLTAPADSAAAGKFISQALGQTS from the coding sequence ATGAGCGCGTTGCTCGACCTCGACCTTCTCCTTCGCGGCTATGCGAGCGGCGTCTTTCCGATGGCTGACAGCCGCGATTGCGACGAGCTCTTCTGGGTCGAGCCCCGCCACCGCGCGATCATCCCACTCGACGGCTTCCACCTCTCGCGAAGCCTCGCCAGGCGGCTCCGCTCGGGCCGCTACGCCATCACCGCCGACCGCGACTTCCGCGGCGTCCTGCTGGGCTGCGCTGACCGGCCCGAGACCTGGATCAACCGCCCGATCGAAGAGGCCATGATCGCGCTCCATGAGCGCGGCACGGCCCATTCGGTCGAAGTTTGGGAAGGCGAAGCGCTGGTCGGCGGCGTCTACGGCGTCGCGCTCGGCCGCGCCTTCTTCGGCGAAAGCATGTTCAGCCGCCGCCGCGATGCCTCCAAGGTCGCCCTCGCCGCGCTCGTCGCGCGGCTGCGGCTCGGCCACTTCGCCTTGCTCGACTGCCAGTTCATGACCGACCACTTGGCCTCGCTCGGCGCGGTCGAGATCCCGCGGATCCGCTACGTCGGGTTGCTGGGCGAAGCGCTCCGCTCGTCCGCCGCGCCGCCGCGGCCCGACTGGGGCGCGCTCGACGACGCATTGTCGTCGCTCACCGCGCCGGCCGATTCAGCCGCCGCAGGGAAGTTCATCTCACAGGCCTTGGGCCAGACGTCATAG
- the accC gene encoding acetyl-CoA carboxylase biotin carboxylase subunit yields MSKINKLLIANRGEIALRILRAAKELGIKTVAVHSTADADAMHVRLADEAVCIGPPAARDSYLNIPNIISAAEIVHADAIHPGYGFLSENAQFAEIVELHNIIWVGPKPEHIRVMGDKVEAKRTAAALGLPLVPGSPGPISNLDEAKAIADEIGYPVLIKAASGGGGRGMKVVPDADSLETLMAQASSEADAAFGDPTVYMEKYLGDPKHIEFQIFGDGDGQAIHLGERDCSVQRRHQKVIEEAPSPVISAEQRAAMGERVRKAMADMGYRGAGTIEFLYENGEFYFIEMNTRLQVEHPVTEMISGMDLVAEQLRIAEGRGLSVTQDQVKLSGHSIECRINAEDPETFAPSPGLVKNYVAAGGLQTRVDSGLYSGYKVPPYYDSMIGKLIVWGKDRDEAICRLRRALEEFIVDGPKTNIPLHQRILKEEAFKDGGYTIKWLERWLEDQKTA; encoded by the coding sequence GTGAGCAAGATCAACAAGCTGCTGATCGCCAACCGCGGCGAGATCGCGCTGCGCATCCTCCGCGCGGCCAAGGAACTGGGCATCAAGACCGTGGCGGTCCACTCGACCGCCGACGCCGACGCGATGCACGTCCGCCTTGCCGATGAGGCCGTCTGCATCGGCCCGCCCGCGGCGCGCGACAGCTATCTCAACATCCCCAACATCATCTCGGCCGCCGAGATCGTCCACGCCGACGCGATCCACCCGGGCTACGGCTTCCTCTCCGAGAATGCCCAGTTCGCCGAGATCGTCGAGCTCCACAACATCATCTGGGTCGGCCCCAAGCCCGAGCACATTCGCGTGATGGGCGACAAGGTCGAGGCCAAGCGCACCGCCGCCGCCCTCGGCCTGCCGCTCGTCCCCGGCTCGCCCGGCCCCATCTCCAATCTCGACGAGGCCAAGGCGATTGCCGACGAGATCGGCTATCCGGTCCTGATCAAGGCCGCCTCGGGCGGCGGCGGGCGCGGCATGAAGGTCGTCCCCGACGCCGACAGCCTCGAGACGCTGATGGCGCAGGCCTCGAGCGAGGCCGATGCCGCGTTCGGCGACCCGACCGTCTACATGGAAAAATATCTCGGCGACCCGAAGCATATCGAGTTCCAGATCTTCGGCGACGGCGACGGCCAGGCGATCCACCTCGGCGAGCGCGACTGTTCGGTCCAGCGCCGCCACCAGAAGGTGATCGAGGAAGCCCCCTCCCCCGTCATCTCGGCCGAGCAGCGGGCGGCGATGGGCGAGCGGGTCCGCAAGGCGATGGCCGACATGGGCTATCGCGGCGCCGGCACGATCGAGTTCCTCTACGAGAACGGCGAATTCTACTTCATCGAGATGAACACCCGGCTCCAGGTCGAGCATCCGGTGACCGAGATGATCAGCGGCATGGACCTCGTCGCCGAGCAGCTCCGCATCGCCGAAGGACGCGGGCTGAGCGTCACGCAGGACCAGGTCAAACTGTCGGGCCACTCGATCGAGTGCCGCATCAACGCCGAGGACCCCGAGACCTTCGCCCCCTCGCCGGGCCTGGTGAAGAACTACGTCGCGGCGGGCGGTCTCCAGACCCGCGTCGATAGCGGCCTCTATTCGGGCTACAAGGTCCCGCCTTACTACGACAGCATGATCGGCAAGCTGATCGTCTGGGGCAAGGACCGCGACGAAGCCATCTGCCGCCTCCGCCGCGCGCTCGAGGAATTCATCGTCGACGGCCCGAAGACGAACATTCCGCTCCACCAGCGAATCCTCAAGGAGGAGGCGTTCAAGGACGGCGGCTACACCATCAAGTGGCTCGAGCGCTGGCTCGAGGATCAGAAGACCGCCTGA
- the accB gene encoding acetyl-CoA carboxylase biotin carboxyl carrier protein: MSEEHKQMRIDAGLVRELAELLSANELSEIEVEDGDRKIKVKRELTVAAAPVSHVVAAAPAAAPAAAPVADAPAEPAAPAGEAVRSPMVGTCYLAADPNSPSFVSVGDTVKAGDTLLIVEAMKVMNPILAPKAGKVTQILVANAQPVEFDQPLVVID; this comes from the coding sequence ATGTCCGAAGAACATAAGCAGATGCGGATCGACGCCGGCCTCGTGCGCGAACTGGCCGAACTGCTGAGCGCCAACGAGCTGTCCGAGATCGAGGTCGAGGACGGCGATCGCAAGATCAAGGTGAAGCGCGAACTGACCGTCGCCGCCGCTCCGGTGAGCCATGTCGTCGCCGCCGCTCCGGCTGCCGCGCCCGCCGCCGCGCCGGTCGCCGACGCCCCTGCCGAGCCGGCCGCGCCGGCAGGCGAAGCCGTCCGCTCGCCGATGGTCGGGACCTGCTATCTCGCCGCCGATCCCAATTCGCCCTCCTTCGTGTCGGTCGGCGACACGGTGAAGGCCGGCGACACGCTCCTCATCGTCGAGGCGATGAAGGTCATGAACCCGATCCTGGCGCCCAAGGCCGGCAAGGTGACGCAGATCCTCGTCGCCAACGCCCAGCCGGTCGAGTTCGACCAGCCGCTGGTGGTCATCGACTAG
- the aroQ gene encoding type II 3-dehydroquinate dehydratase, whose translation MKRILVLNGPNLNRLGTREPEVYGSDSLDDIAARLHDQASALGVDIDLRQSNHEGHLIDWLHEAADSGAHAVILNAGGLTHTSVALRDAIAAVPTPVIEVHLSNPAARESFRRRSLISGVCTGSISGFGASSYVLALDAAARL comes from the coding sequence GTGAAGCGCATCCTTGTCCTGAACGGCCCCAACCTCAATCGCCTCGGCACCCGCGAACCCGAGGTGTATGGGTCCGACAGCCTCGACGACATCGCCGCCCGCCTCCACGACCAGGCGTCCGCGCTCGGCGTCGACATCGACCTGCGCCAGTCGAACCACGAGGGACACCTCATCGACTGGCTGCACGAGGCCGCCGACTCCGGCGCCCACGCCGTCATCCTCAACGCCGGCGGGTTGACCCACACCTCGGTCGCCCTGCGCGACGCGATCGCCGCGGTCCCGACCCCGGTGATCGAGGTCCACCTCTCCAACCCCGCCGCCCGCGAATCCTTTCGCCGCCGAAGCCTGATTTCAGGCGTTTGCACCGGATCCATCAGCGGCTTCGGCGCCTCGTCCTACGTGCTTGCGCTGGACGCCGCCGCCCGGCTCTGA